Below is a genomic region from Fusobacterium nucleatum.
TGTTTAATTGCTCTGCTGCAATCAATGTACTTCCTGACCCACCAAATAAATCAAGAATATTCCAATCTTTTTTACTAGAATTATGAATTAATCTAGCAATTAATTTGATTGGCTTCATTGTTGGGTGAACATCATTTACTAATGGTTTGTTCTCTCTAATTATGCTTTCTTGCTCTCTTAACATCTGTTTTAAAATATTTATTAGTTCCTTTTTGCTATAATTTTCAATAGCTTTTAAATCTTTTTCTATAACTGTATCCTGTGTAAAATCTTTTATAAAATAATGTGCTGCTCCTTCTTTCCAGCCATAAAGACAAGGTTCATGTCTCCAATTGTAGTCCTGTCTTGATAGAACAAATTGATTTTTTACCCAGATTAAACATTGTGATATTTTAAATCCTGCCTCTTCCAATGCTCCTCTGAATGCCTTTGTTTCACTATCAGCATGAAAAATATAATAAGCTGCACCAGCTCTCATAACTTCAAAGGAATTTTTATAAAAATCTAATAAAAATCTATAAAAGTTTTCAGAACTCATATTGTCATTTTTAATTTTGTTTCCATTTGTTGCCTCATAGTTCACATTATATGGTGGGTCTGTAACCATTAAATCCATAGTTTCATTAGCAACTAATTTCTTAACATCTTCTAAATTAGTTGAATCTCCACACATAAGTTTATGTTTTCCTAATAGCCAAATATCCCCTTGTTTTGAAAAATACTTTTCTTCAACATCAGGAATATCTATTTCTTTTATTTCATTTTCATCAAGAATTTCACCAGGTAATAATGCTTCAATTTCATCAAGATTAAAACCTGTTAATTCTAGGTTTTCTCCTAGTTTTGTTAGTTCTTCAAATAATTTTTGATAATCCCATTCGCCTAGCTCTATTGCTCTAGCTTCTCCAATTCTTATTGTTTGTATTTCATTTTCAGTTAAATTTTCAATGAAAATACATTCAATTTCAGTTAATCCTAATATTTTTGCTGCTTCTACTTTCGCATAGTCACTAACAACATAATTATTAGCATCAACTATTATTGGGAATACACAACCAAATCTATCTAATAAGTTTTTATATAGATTAATTTGATTATTTGTACTTTTTCTAGGGTTCTTGGGATTTTCTTTTAAAACATCTAATTTAATCTTAGTTATTTTCATAGTCCTCCCTGTTCTAATTTGTTTTAAATCTTTGTATTATAAAAACAAATAATTATATTTTCAGTTTCAGGATTAAAGTGCCTCACATTATTATCACGCGAGAAAACTATTAAAAAGCATTGATATTAAATGGAAATTTTTTTTTGAAAGTGTGAAAATAGGAAGTTTTTTCTTCCTACTTTTTGCAAAAAAATGCCAAATGATT
It encodes:
- a CDS encoding DNA modification methylase, with translation MKITKIKLDVLKENPKNPRKSTNNQINLYKNLLDRFGCVFPIIVDANNYVVSDYAKVEAAKILGLTEIECIFIENLTENEIQTIRIGEARAIELGEWDYQKLFEELTKLGENLELTGFNLDEIEALLPGEILDENEIKEIDIPDVEEKYFSKQGDIWLLGKHKLMCGDSTNLEDVKKLVANETMDLMVTDPPYNVNYEATNGNKIKNDNMSSENFYRFLLDFYKNSFEVMRAGAAYYIFHADSETKAFRGALEEAGFKISQCLIWVKNQFVLSRQDYNWRHEPCLYGWKEGAAHYFIKDFTQDTVIEKDLKAIENYSKKELINILKQMLREQESIIRENKPLVNDVHPTMKPIKLIARLIHNSSKKDWNILDLFGGSGSTLIAAEQLNRKAFLMEYDPKYADVIVKRYRSLSKSDIILQREGKEYKWEEIKDELISEA